In a single window of the Desulfovibrio mangrovi genome:
- a CDS encoding acyltransferase family protein has protein sequence MSSLKYRPEIDGLRAIAVMLVVIYHAGITLGGVDIFPGGFLGVDVFFVISGYLITKIINRELDAGNFSIIRFYERRARRIIPALTAVLFVTGILCWHFLPPEPFVEYGKSLLSTVSFVANIFFYLQDSYSAEASNLKPLLHMWSLGVEEQFYLFYPLLLMLIAKMKKGNRGVFILFALSLAACEYLSHVDNDFNFFMLPTRAWELLAGGMAAIYENELKRMVASRSIRHWLLIGALLTITLSSIFLSESSRLPSLQAVFLVGFTACLIIFADSATIAGRIIANPVAVFIGLRSYSLYLWHQPLFAVSRTALGRNLHNSESLALIGLCLLLSDLSYRFVETPFRSPKGYSRKSIFVITAASCLASVLFGTVIIANKGLDMRFPAVKNFLADYDFGYDAYKRDGYLSLAKQSGIDTSKAPALFSFNNAEGYTLVTLGDSHIRTLNAPIITGRDNLPYISALAPMDVSSGLFVLGLDVARDINVPQQTLGIEKKNVERLERIRGLHNPIVIIGSRLPLYLSAMRFDNKEGGIEEGDDHFGITIDTPSGKRRATTAEVVAAMRQTVDQLLNMNCKVILLYPIPEAGWNVPAKIMLETRSLSADATRAYLSDKTRVATRYSVFKDRTHEAYEVLNAVGDNENLLRVFPEDVFCDGQLCYSYGETTYYRDDDHLSYQGAQRLLDHIAMKMQGQWPRLQSYAAKE, from the coding sequence CTCGACGCTGGCAACTTCTCGATAATCCGCTTTTATGAACGCCGCGCACGCCGCATCATTCCGGCGCTGACGGCCGTTCTCTTTGTAACAGGCATCCTGTGCTGGCACTTCCTGCCTCCGGAGCCCTTTGTCGAATACGGAAAGAGCCTGCTCTCCACAGTTTCCTTTGTGGCGAACATTTTCTTCTACCTTCAGGACAGCTACTCTGCCGAAGCAAGCAACCTTAAACCGCTGCTACACATGTGGAGTCTGGGTGTTGAAGAGCAGTTCTACCTCTTTTACCCCCTGCTGTTGATGCTCATTGCCAAAATGAAAAAAGGCAACAGGGGCGTATTCATACTCTTCGCCCTCTCTCTTGCCGCCTGCGAATACCTCAGTCATGTCGACAACGATTTCAATTTCTTCATGCTCCCCACGCGTGCGTGGGAACTACTTGCAGGCGGAATGGCGGCCATATATGAAAACGAACTCAAAAGGATGGTCGCCTCGAGGAGTATACGGCACTGGCTGCTGATAGGAGCGCTGCTGACTATAACGCTTTCTTCCATTTTTCTGTCGGAATCGTCGCGTCTGCCCTCCCTGCAAGCCGTATTTTTGGTTGGTTTCACTGCCTGCCTCATCATTTTTGCAGACTCCGCCACCATTGCCGGCAGGATCATAGCCAACCCCGTTGCCGTATTCATAGGTTTACGGTCGTATTCTCTCTATCTGTGGCACCAGCCTCTCTTTGCGGTTAGCAGAACCGCACTGGGCAGAAACCTGCATAACAGCGAATCGCTCGCCCTGATCGGACTCTGCCTGCTCCTTTCCGACCTGAGTTACAGGTTTGTGGAAACGCCGTTCAGAAGTCCAAAGGGGTATTCGCGGAAAAGCATTTTCGTCATCACAGCTGCAAGCTGTCTCGCATCCGTACTGTTCGGAACGGTCATTATCGCCAACAAAGGGCTGGATATGCGCTTCCCCGCCGTGAAGAATTTTCTGGCGGACTATGACTTCGGCTACGATGCCTACAAAAGAGACGGATACCTTTCCCTTGCCAAACAAAGCGGCATAGATACCTCCAAAGCTCCCGCACTGTTCTCCTTCAACAATGCTGAAGGATACACGCTGGTCACCCTGGGCGATTCCCATATACGCACCCTGAACGCCCCCATCATTACGGGGCGAGACAACTTGCCCTATATATCAGCTTTAGCGCCAATGGATGTCAGCAGCGGCCTCTTTGTACTGGGGTTGGATGTTGCACGGGATATAAACGTTCCGCAGCAGACCCTTGGCATTGAGAAGAAGAACGTGGAGCGCCTTGAGCGCATACGCGGCCTGCACAATCCCATAGTCATCATCGGCAGCCGCCTGCCCCTGTATCTTTCCGCAATGCGTTTCGATAACAAGGAAGGGGGAATCGAGGAGGGAGACGATCACTTCGGCATCACCATAGACACGCCATCAGGCAAACGAAGAGCAACCACGGCGGAAGTGGTTGCTGCCATGCGGCAGACCGTGGATCAGCTTCTGAACATGAACTGCAAGGTCATACTGCTCTATCCCATTCCTGAAGCAGGATGGAATGTTCCGGCTAAGATCATGCTGGAAACCCGCAGTCTTTCGGCGGATGCAACCAGAGCCTACCTTTCCGACAAAACAAGAGTGGCAACGCGCTACAGTGTTTTCAAAGATAGAACCCACGAAGCATACGAGGTTCTGAACGCCGTCGGAGATAACGAAAACCTTCTGAGGGTCTTTCCGGAAGACGTATTCTGCGACGGGCAACTCTGCTACAGCTATGGAGAAACAACGTACTACAGAGACGATGACCATCTCTCCTATCAGGGCGCTCAACGTCTGCTTGATCATATCGCCATGAAGATGCAGGGCCAGTGGCCCCGTCTGCAGAGCTATGCCGCAAAAGAATAA
- a CDS encoding tetratricopeptide repeat protein encodes MKMRTCFALVLIVLLAACAGLNPNPGERSVDMAWVTGEFERAYAETKPRAEAGEPWAQLRLGIFYENGWGVPIDAKMAEYWYKKAAAQKATGDWADGNLAAAHGQAGYFNQNSDAVIAEYNLANLYYRGEGGVKQDLVTAYVLIKNVLSQSKGESVFFCCEFDGGRYFIQEQFLKLDNAIHIQLTEEQLVQAEKKIKEIEK; translated from the coding sequence ATGAAAATGAGAACGTGTTTTGCGTTGGTTCTGATAGTGTTGTTGGCAGCATGCGCAGGCCTTAACCCTAATCCCGGAGAGCGTTCAGTTGATATGGCCTGGGTGACGGGAGAATTTGAAAGGGCTTATGCGGAAACGAAACCCAGAGCCGAAGCCGGAGAGCCTTGGGCGCAGCTGCGTCTTGGGATTTTTTATGAAAATGGATGGGGTGTGCCTATTGACGCCAAGATGGCGGAATATTGGTATAAAAAGGCTGCCGCGCAAAAAGCGACGGGCGACTGGGCGGATGGTAATTTAGCTGCAGCCCATGGGCAGGCGGGGTATTTTAATCAGAATAGCGATGCAGTCATCGCCGAGTATAATTTGGCGAATCTCTACTATCGTGGAGAAGGTGGTGTAAAACAGGATCTTGTGACGGCATATGTTCTTATTAAAAATGTATTGTCGCAGAGCAAGGGGGAGTCTGTATTCTTTTGTTGTGAGTTTGACGGAGGGAGATATTTTATTCAGGAACAGTTTCTTAAATTAGATAATGCAATACATATTCAGTTAACTGAAGAGCAGCTAGTGCAGGCAGAGAAGAAAATTAAGGAAATCGAAAAATAG
- a CDS encoding HD-GYP domain-containing protein has translation MKNKRTDILKTLKRHPEIILLLFIGIITTIAYPLRSFYVVLPFFSEKLLNYSEEEAEKTANYWASKFVTISSENTIELRHGVDNMVKNLAVEFGLEKVKIFDKKGKILYSTDAEDINEINTHDYFHLIVANGNNFSKIVTKDKQTLEGRTVSRDVAEIYIPILNEGKFIGAFELYYDLTARKDELDNLLIKEALIGALISLLIFTIVFSVLIKAWNISYKNDLTEEKIRLINMNLEKLVDKKTHEIRVTQEVSIQSLAILAESYDPDTGLHLKRIQNLTHIIASRLKEKGPYASYLATKENYVNEIALASILHDIGKTSIPVEILSKPAKLTEEEFETVKQHTTVAGNILNLGNETFIKEFGKDSYLALAADIALYHHEKWDGTGYPHGTSGENIPLSARIVALADVYDALRSKRPYKTPWTHERTIELIKAETGKHFDPVVVAAFMDVEHLFKDESIEFCPITPPYLQARFRLIEDQ, from the coding sequence ATGAAGAATAAACGCACAGACATCCTAAAGACTCTGAAAAGGCATCCGGAGATCATTCTCCTCTTATTCATTGGCATTATTACAACAATTGCCTATCCCTTGCGTAGTTTCTACGTCGTTCTGCCATTCTTCAGCGAAAAACTCTTAAACTACTCTGAAGAAGAAGCAGAAAAGACAGCTAATTACTGGGCTTCAAAGTTTGTTACAATATCTTCTGAAAATACAATCGAACTGCGCCATGGTGTTGACAACATGGTCAAAAACCTTGCAGTCGAATTTGGATTGGAAAAAGTAAAAATCTTCGACAAAAAAGGAAAGATACTATATTCAACAGACGCTGAAGACATTAACGAGATCAATACCCACGACTACTTTCATCTTATAGTTGCGAATGGAAATAATTTTTCCAAAATTGTAACAAAGGATAAGCAAACACTTGAAGGTAGAACAGTCTCAAGAGACGTAGCAGAAATTTATATCCCCATACTCAACGAAGGAAAATTTATTGGTGCATTCGAACTCTATTACGATCTTACAGCTAGAAAAGATGAACTTGACAACCTTTTGATAAAAGAAGCGCTGATTGGCGCTTTGATATCATTATTAATTTTTACAATTGTTTTTTCTGTTCTCATAAAAGCTTGGAATATTAGTTATAAAAACGATCTAACTGAAGAAAAAATCAGATTGATCAATATGAATCTTGAAAAATTGGTTGACAAGAAAACACATGAAATTCGTGTTACACAGGAAGTTTCCATTCAATCTCTTGCAATTCTCGCAGAAAGTTATGATCCAGATACCGGCTTACACCTCAAACGCATCCAAAATTTAACACACATAATCGCTTCCAGACTTAAAGAAAAAGGGCCATATGCGTCATACTTAGCCACCAAAGAAAACTACGTTAACGAAATCGCTCTGGCCTCCATTCTTCATGACATTGGAAAAACATCCATCCCCGTGGAAATTCTGTCAAAACCCGCCAAGTTGACAGAAGAGGAGTTTGAAACTGTCAAACAACATACTACCGTTGCCGGAAATATTCTGAACCTCGGTAACGAAACCTTTATCAAGGAGTTTGGCAAAGACTCTTATCTGGCTCTAGCTGCAGACATTGCCCTTTATCATCATGAAAAGTGGGACGGTACCGGCTACCCCCACGGCACAAGCGGTGAAAATATCCCGCTTTCCGCACGAATCGTCGCCCTTGCCGATGTATACGATGCTCTGCGCAGCAAAAGACCCTACAAGACACCCTGGACTCACGAGAGAACAATCGAGCTGATTAAAGCTGAAACCGGGAAACACTTTGATCCGGTTGTGGTAGCGGCCTTTATGGATGTGGAACACCTTTTCAAAGATGAGTCCATCGAGTTCTGCCCGATCACCCCTCCATATCTACAGGCGCGATTCAGGCTTATTGAAGATCAGTAG
- a CDS encoding cyclic nucleotide-binding domain-containing protein translates to MSLSTNQDNVCVECEFDKNLELLRDIPLFSALPLESQRAYAYLCKRIRYQTNDPLFRQEEVDDKAYIIISGTLHLYRKTAADPEGKVPCGSIEAGQFFGAMALVADVRRLFTARAATPTICLVLPRKKILTDLIQKPEIATQFLKGLTNRVIAWEEKRLQKQQEGDASTTELSISLI, encoded by the coding sequence ATGAGCTTATCCACAAATCAGGATAACGTTTGCGTAGAATGCGAATTCGACAAGAATCTCGAGCTGCTGCGCGACATTCCGCTCTTCTCCGCTTTGCCGCTGGAGTCGCAGCGGGCCTATGCCTATCTGTGCAAACGCATCCGCTACCAGACGAACGACCCTCTCTTCAGACAAGAAGAGGTGGATGACAAGGCCTACATCATCATCTCCGGCACGCTGCACCTTTACAGGAAGACGGCAGCCGACCCCGAAGGCAAGGTGCCTTGCGGCAGCATAGAGGCAGGGCAGTTCTTCGGCGCCATGGCCCTTGTTGCCGATGTCCGGCGGCTCTTTACGGCAAGGGCGGCCACCCCGACGATCTGTCTTGTGCTGCCGCGAAAGAAGATTCTGACCGACCTTATACAGAAGCCCGAAATTGCCACGCAATTCCTGAAAGGGCTGACCAACAGGGTCATCGCATGGGAAGAAAAGCGCCTGCAAAAACAGCAGGAAGGCGACGCATCCACAACCGAGCTCAGCATAAGCCTGATTTGA
- a CDS encoding ABC transporter ATP-binding protein/permease — translation MVTKRSLYYWVWYKNTRLQILLVAIILVTVAARVFPLEMQKRIINQAIGLKDMEALVLYCLLYMGAVFLAGSLKYVINILQGYIGQKTLLAIREQLFQHVLSLPLHFFRRSSPGQVISSLMSELEPMAIFTGSALSAPLVNILTFIAFAGYMFWLNPLLAALSISIYPLEMVVIPFLQKKYNITNRQRTNTLREASGTVGESISGIHEVHGNGSFLLEGRKFGGNISRLYTQGMRLHVLKFGIKFVNNFFQSLGPFILFIVGGIMAIKGRFDLGALVAFLSAYEKVYDPWKELMEFYQLYQDSKVRYAQVMDYFDIEPEFEPHVHERPPLKLAGNIDVQDVSFVVAGNIRLLDHMNVQVRPGEHMALVGFSGSGKSTLAKVIAQLQQYTSGHIALDGHEVGTLSKQDIACNMGVVAQHPFIFNGTLYDNLLYSCDAKLLQSGEWDETKRPSLDRVIEVVQQVGLFVDVLSFGLRSHVDAKHEPELVQSIISAREQFQLIHGEDLDHDIEFIEENTFLRYSSLAENIVFGAPDDPDFTFESLPENKLFLRFLYEYSLFDLLVNIGRDAAERNVELIEMSGENDEIFENSIIRKEEFELYASLVDEMVLREKQRGEAPSIALTEAESNQLLKLALRFTPSEHTLVPMPSTLPSRIPEVRKAFRSYAEAHAPEAFTFYCRASYLGSLSLGDNIIYGHIKSDSAGAQERVQQRLNQLLILENALEKVLEKGLQFDVGSMGDRLSGGQRQKVALARAFLKEPPILILDEATSALDNASQARIQNLLEQKWKGKASVISVIHRLDTLKGYDKVAVLKAGKIIEQGGYEELLNKRGALYELIHKSG, via the coding sequence ATGGTCACAAAACGGTCCTTATATTACTGGGTATGGTACAAGAATACCAGACTTCAGATCCTGCTGGTAGCCATAATTCTTGTTACCGTGGCCGCGCGTGTTTTCCCTTTGGAAATGCAAAAAAGGATAATCAACCAGGCCATCGGTCTCAAGGACATGGAAGCGTTGGTTCTCTACTGTCTGCTTTACATGGGAGCCGTATTTCTGGCTGGCAGCCTCAAATACGTTATCAACATCCTGCAAGGCTACATCGGACAAAAAACCCTGCTGGCCATACGCGAGCAGCTCTTTCAGCATGTCCTTTCGCTTCCCCTGCACTTTTTCCGGCGCTCATCTCCGGGTCAGGTCATTTCCAGCCTCATGTCCGAGCTGGAGCCCATGGCCATCTTCACCGGCAGCGCCTTGTCGGCCCCGCTGGTCAACATCCTTACCTTTATCGCCTTCGCGGGCTACATGTTCTGGCTCAACCCCCTGCTGGCCGCCCTTTCCATCAGCATCTACCCGCTGGAGATGGTGGTCATTCCCTTCCTTCAAAAAAAATACAACATAACCAATCGCCAACGCACCAATACCCTGCGCGAAGCCAGCGGCACAGTGGGTGAATCCATATCCGGTATTCACGAGGTGCACGGCAACGGCTCATTCCTGCTGGAAGGACGCAAGTTCGGCGGCAACATTTCCCGTCTGTATACGCAGGGGATGCGCCTGCACGTTCTGAAATTCGGCATCAAGTTTGTGAACAACTTCTTTCAGTCTCTCGGGCCGTTCATTCTCTTCATCGTGGGCGGCATCATGGCCATCAAGGGCCGCTTCGACCTTGGTGCACTGGTTGCCTTCCTTTCCGCATACGAAAAGGTCTACGACCCGTGGAAGGAGCTCATGGAGTTCTACCAGCTCTATCAGGACAGCAAGGTGCGCTACGCGCAGGTCATGGATTATTTCGACATTGAGCCTGAGTTCGAACCCCACGTGCACGAACGCCCCCCGCTGAAACTGGCAGGAAACATAGACGTGCAGGATGTCTCCTTTGTGGTTGCAGGCAACATTCGGCTTCTGGACCACATGAACGTTCAGGTGAGACCGGGCGAGCATATGGCGCTGGTTGGCTTTTCGGGCAGCGGCAAGTCCACGCTGGCAAAGGTCATTGCCCAGTTGCAACAGTACACCAGCGGCCATATCGCACTGGATGGTCACGAGGTGGGCACTCTTTCCAAGCAGGATATCGCCTGCAACATGGGCGTGGTGGCGCAGCATCCGTTCATTTTCAACGGCACGCTGTATGACAACCTGCTCTATTCCTGCGATGCCAAACTGCTGCAAAGCGGAGAATGGGATGAAACCAAACGCCCGAGCCTTGACCGGGTCATCGAAGTTGTGCAGCAGGTCGGGCTGTTCGTCGATGTGCTCAGTTTCGGCCTGCGCTCACATGTTGACGCAAAGCATGAGCCGGAACTGGTACAAAGCATCATCAGTGCCCGTGAGCAGTTCCAGCTGATCCACGGCGAGGACCTTGATCATGACATTGAGTTCATTGAGGAAAACACATTCCTTCGCTACAGCTCGCTGGCCGAGAACATAGTTTTCGGCGCTCCGGACGATCCTGATTTCACCTTCGAATCCCTGCCTGAAAACAAGCTCTTTCTGCGCTTCCTCTACGAATACAGCCTGTTCGATCTGCTGGTAAACATCGGACGGGATGCGGCGGAACGCAACGTCGAACTCATTGAGATGTCCGGCGAGAACGATGAAATCTTCGAGAACAGCATCATCCGCAAGGAAGAATTTGAACTCTATGCCTCACTGGTCGACGAGATGGTGCTGCGCGAAAAGCAGCGGGGTGAAGCCCCCTCCATTGCGCTTACGGAAGCAGAAAGCAACCAGCTGCTCAAGCTGGCATTGCGCTTCACCCCCAGCGAGCACACGCTGGTGCCCATGCCCTCCACCCTGCCCTCGCGCATACCGGAGGTACGCAAAGCCTTCCGCAGCTATGCGGAAGCCCATGCACCGGAGGCCTTCACCTTCTATTGCCGTGCCAGTTACCTCGGTTCCCTGTCGCTGGGGGACAACATCATTTACGGTCACATCAAATCCGACAGCGCAGGGGCGCAGGAACGCGTGCAGCAGAGGCTCAATCAGCTGCTGATTCTGGAAAACGCGCTGGAAAAAGTGCTGGAGAAAGGGCTGCAGTTCGATGTCGGCAGCATGGGGGACAGGCTCTCCGGCGGGCAGCGGCAAAAGGTGGCACTTGCAAGGGCCTTTCTCAAGGAACCGCCCATACTCATTCTGGATGAAGCCACATCAGCCCTGGACAACGCATCGCAGGCACGGATTCAGAACCTGCTGGAGCAGAAGTGGAAGGGCAAGGCGAGCGTCATTTCCGTTATTCACCGCCTCGACACACTGAAGGGGTATGACAAGGTGGCCGTTCTGAAGGCTGGCAAGATCATCGAACAAGGCGGCTATGAAGAGCTGCTGAACAAGAGAGGAGCGCTGTATGAGCTTATCCACAAATCAGGATAA
- a CDS encoding SpoIIE family protein phosphatase has product MAAKRVPLRWKFFFGLLSCCLIPMLTVMLLVGNLTRDVKFNLFTQTRDTLTGQASLELVYLASNYATMLKQEELSCRIALQALADAAVRHLQGSGAAGAAPGKWDVIFDTQYASEKPFPAGLAFNEQYLPAVNKDENRDANGMMADDVQGHAMGMDMRPDMGTASGWVSFSDLAFHKAPGANADALARQARLLAPVLDNILQLYSLYGGKLFRVYAGFESGLHMTFPGHGDLAAAYDPRKRNWYTKAVQAGRMVWSLPLRDASSGRITITGSEPLYAEDGTLLGVMGIDFLWEQLLGSGTVLSSWSHDTTLLIAVPVPARNGTDSYLEIIAESSMEEKGIMQMAGRHRRMRFSVNAEEDMLREAMQKQGSGTLAMPWEGVNSLWAWAMLPDKSGYIIAIVPSDSVMRVPNSITAALEQASVTQRGIASASVLLTALLAFFAALFASNVITRPMYQMIATARRLAAGDFEARMGLRTGDERDTVIEAFNDIGPQLAELVSTRQALGIAREVQENLLPRVNPLFPGWEIVGVSQYCDETGGDFFDFFPLVRDGESVLTISVGDVSGHGIPSALLMTTARALIRGQAECGSISLADRIERVNRMLAKDVYGSGRFMTFFGMELVKRADTVSWVRAGHDPAIVYHASEDAFSSLAGSGLPLGVLDDSEYEELVSHPLIKGDIILIGTDGIWEARQPSSGEMFGKERVQQLMRDCADASAQELCDALLKALQDWRQGHSWKDDVTLVVVKKTR; this is encoded by the coding sequence ATGGCAGCCAAGAGGGTTCCCTTGCGATGGAAATTCTTTTTTGGGCTTCTTTCGTGTTGTCTGATCCCCATGCTTACAGTCATGCTGCTCGTAGGCAATTTGACCCGGGACGTGAAGTTCAACCTGTTCACGCAAACCCGGGATACCTTGACCGGCCAGGCCAGTCTTGAACTGGTGTACCTCGCCAGCAATTACGCAACGATGCTCAAGCAGGAAGAACTTTCCTGCAGAATTGCCCTGCAGGCTCTTGCGGATGCCGCCGTCAGACATCTGCAGGGCAGCGGAGCAGCCGGCGCGGCACCCGGAAAATGGGACGTCATTTTTGATACCCAGTATGCATCTGAAAAGCCCTTTCCAGCCGGTCTTGCCTTTAATGAGCAATACCTTCCCGCTGTTAATAAAGATGAAAACAGAGATGCCAACGGCATGATGGCTGATGACGTGCAGGGGCATGCCATGGGCATGGACATGCGGCCGGATATGGGAACCGCCTCGGGGTGGGTTTCGTTTTCCGACCTGGCCTTTCACAAGGCCCCGGGTGCCAACGCGGACGCACTGGCGCGCCAGGCCCGCTTGCTGGCTCCTGTTCTGGATAATATCCTCCAGTTATACTCATTATATGGCGGCAAGCTGTTCAGGGTTTATGCCGGCTTTGAAAGTGGCCTGCACATGACTTTTCCCGGACATGGTGATCTGGCTGCCGCGTATGATCCCAGAAAGCGCAACTGGTATACAAAGGCCGTACAGGCTGGCCGCATGGTATGGTCCCTGCCTCTCCGCGACGCCTCCTCGGGGCGTATAACCATAACCGGCTCTGAACCGTTGTATGCTGAGGATGGCACGCTGCTGGGAGTGATGGGAATCGATTTTCTGTGGGAGCAGCTTTTGGGCAGCGGCACGGTTCTGTCCAGCTGGTCGCATGATACGACCCTGCTCATAGCTGTACCCGTGCCGGCTCGGAACGGAACAGACAGTTATTTGGAGATCATTGCCGAGTCCTCCATGGAAGAGAAGGGCATTATGCAAATGGCGGGGAGGCACAGGCGCATGCGATTCTCCGTCAACGCGGAAGAGGATATGCTGCGTGAGGCCATGCAAAAACAGGGGTCAGGTACCCTTGCCATGCCGTGGGAGGGGGTGAATTCACTCTGGGCATGGGCCATGCTGCCTGACAAGAGCGGCTATATCATAGCCATTGTGCCTTCAGACTCAGTCATGCGGGTGCCTAATTCCATCACGGCTGCCCTTGAGCAGGCCTCCGTTACCCAACGGGGTATAGCCAGTGCCTCTGTCCTCTTGACTGCCCTGTTGGCTTTTTTTGCAGCGTTGTTCGCCAGCAATGTCATAACCAGGCCCATGTACCAAATGATCGCTACGGCGCGACGTCTTGCCGCCGGCGACTTTGAAGCAAGGATGGGGCTTCGTACGGGAGATGAGCGCGATACGGTCATAGAGGCATTCAATGATATCGGTCCGCAACTGGCAGAGCTCGTCTCCACGCGACAGGCATTGGGTATTGCTCGTGAGGTGCAGGAGAATCTGTTGCCGCGGGTGAACCCCTTGTTCCCGGGATGGGAGATCGTGGGGGTGAGCCAGTATTGCGATGAAACCGGCGGTGATTTTTTCGATTTCTTCCCGCTTGTCCGCGACGGAGAGAGCGTTCTGACCATCTCCGTGGGCGATGTCTCCGGCCATGGCATCCCTTCGGCGTTGCTCATGACAACGGCACGCGCCCTGATCCGCGGTCAGGCTGAATGCGGCAGCATCTCCCTTGCTGACAGGATAGAGCGGGTGAACCGTATGCTAGCCAAGGATGTGTATGGCTCCGGACGCTTCATGACTTTTTTCGGAATGGAGCTGGTCAAGCGGGCGGATACGGTCTCCTGGGTCAGGGCGGGGCATGATCCGGCAATTGTCTACCATGCTTCGGAGGATGCGTTTTCTTCTCTGGCAGGCAGTGGCCTGCCTTTGGGAGTGCTTGATGACTCGGAGTACGAGGAGCTGGTATCCCACCCCTTGATAAAGGGTGATATCATTCTTATCGGTACTGATGGGATATGGGAAGCACGTCAGCCATCCAGCGGCGAGATGTTCGGCAAGGAACGCGTGCAGCAACTCATGCGGGATTGTGCGGATGCTTCGGCGCAGGAATTGTGCGATGCGCTGCTCAAAGCCCTGCAGGACTGGCGTCAGGGGCATTCATGGAAGGATGACGTAACGCTTGTGGTTGTCAAGAAGACCCGCTAG
- a CDS encoding ATP-binding protein, protein MDTRVITTREEIVSVLTEVESVLRNAGACAAEVYSITLALDELLTNMFDHGFDVGTEHRIAISYVLKGRFFEFSTVDNGRKFNCTKARPPELDVPFSERKKKVGGIGIHLVKEMMDVFTYHREGDMNHIVVGKHLKEEAICS, encoded by the coding sequence ATGGACACCAGAGTTATTACCACGCGGGAAGAGATTGTCTCCGTTCTGACAGAGGTGGAGTCCGTTCTGCGCAATGCCGGAGCATGCGCTGCCGAGGTCTATTCCATAACGCTGGCGCTGGATGAACTGCTGACCAACATGTTCGACCACGGTTTTGATGTGGGAACGGAACATCGCATAGCCATTTCCTATGTACTGAAGGGGCGGTTCTTCGAGTTTTCCACCGTTGATAACGGGCGCAAGTTCAATTGCACAAAGGCAAGGCCGCCTGAGCTTGATGTTCCGTTCAGCGAACGGAAGAAGAAGGTTGGCGGCATTGGAATTCATTTGGTAAAAGAGATGATGGATGTCTTCACCTATCACAGGGAAGGCGACATGAATCATATTGTCGTGGGTAAGCATCTGAAGGAGGAGGCGATATGCAGCTGA
- a CDS encoding STAS domain-containing protein, with translation MQLNTIALGNVTVLEMRERLDGPNTQVLEETVQSLIANGTSNLVFDFMELDYINSSGLRILVMAYQRLRSSGGSVAVCCARDYIQEVFEISGYDKLFGMYPTREDAVSAV, from the coding sequence ATGCAGCTGAATACCATAGCGCTCGGCAACGTAACCGTGCTTGAGATGCGGGAACGGCTGGACGGGCCTAATACGCAGGTGCTTGAAGAGACCGTGCAGTCCCTGATTGCCAACGGCACCAGCAATCTGGTTTTCGATTTCATGGAGCTTGATTATATCAACAGCTCCGGGCTGCGCATTCTGGTTATGGCCTATCAGCGGCTGCGTTCCTCAGGCGGATCCGTGGCGGTCTGCTGTGCGCGTGATTATATTCAGGAAGTGTTTGAGATCTCCGGATATGACAAACTGTTCGGCATGTATCCCACGCGGGAGGACGCAGTTTCAGCCGTGTAG